The genomic window CTGATTGAACTGGGTGAGGGTCTTTTGGTCCTGCTCGAACTTGGCGATCCGGTTCTGGAGCTCCTCGATGGGCTTCCACTGCGTTTCCAGCTGAAGCACCTGTTTCTGAAGCCGTTTGCTGTCTTCCACAAGCCGGTTTGCGGCATACACCTGGTAGAAGGAAAAGGCGGTGAAAACGGCGACGAGCGCCAGCACGGGGTAGGCAACCTTGGGCACCTGCCAGGGTTTGAGCACCAGTTCCGTCTCGAACGTTCGAACGCTATCCTGTTCCAGGATGTATCGCACCCATTGGTGAACAAGGCTTTCTTCGACCGGATGGACGCCCATCGGGAGCTTCTCGTTCCTCCATTCCCGGCCGTAGCTCTCGGTGTCGTTGCACTCCTCATCCGAGCAAAGCAGATGGATGCGGACTTCCTGCCGGTCCGGACCTTCTCCCAGGCAAAGCAGGCTTTCCCGGAAAAGCCCGAGATTGTCCCAGTTCCTGCCGAGCAACGTGGAATCGAGGAGAAACCCGTTGTAAAAGCGGTGCATCTCGACATGCTCAGGGTCGATGATGCGCCCCATGATCTCGATGGGAAAGACGTCCTCTTCCGCGCGCAGTTCCGGGACAAACGCCTTGTACATCAGGGCGCCGGGGATTACCGAGAAGCTGTCGTAAACCCCACCGCCCAGCGCCTGGTAGAACTTGTCATAGACATCCCTCTGTATCGAAAAGATCGGGACGGAGAGCTGGCTGTCGACGAGCACGGCAGGACCGAAAAAATGCAGGGTCCGGTCCT from Syntrophobacter fumaroxidans MPOB includes these protein-coding regions:
- a CDS encoding PilN domain-containing protein, translating into MLKGLVKHRPGNLLAVYVEPGQIELLRAYRQWRTWKIDSTERFAIPEGEPVHEFLQRLNLRPRGKRAGALVLFLSRSYYTFHREHYPAALQEQLEEALNFDWQENVFHEQDRTLHFFGPAVLVDSQLSVPIFSIQRDVYDKFYQALGGGVYDSFSVIPGALMYKAFVPELRAEEDVFPIEIMGRIIDPEHVEMHRFYNGFLLDSTLLGRNWDNLGLFRESLLCLGEGPDRQEVRIHLLCSDEECNDTESYGREWRNEKLPMGVHPVEESLVHQWVRYILEQDSVRTFETELVLKPWQVPKVAYPVLALVAVFTAFSFYQVYAANRLVEDSKRLQKQVLQLETQWKPIEELQNRIAKFEQDQKTLTQFNQQGYPILEVLSFLTQVTPEDTWLNYLSIKKGQLMLRGESKSAIKYLSELSKVDGLADVRFASPVTKNPSSDMERFNVQVQIESEKMMKTLEALPPEKPDDQAPSVAPAPASTSPPVGKSAPRRQLPDEEAVDEDFAPEEDE